A genome region from Salvia splendens isolate huo1 chromosome 19, SspV2, whole genome shotgun sequence includes the following:
- the LOC121779001 gene encoding uncharacterized protein LOC121779001, translating into MVISFRRSLSFPNQPFHNPPKPKKSLDIRSTSLPCACSHPIISHLQHHISDLQNSWPAAADSHTSAWLCDGLRRLKSLHDSLDDLLHLPQTRESLRGSAELYSNLLEDFLRFVDVHGTFQTLLLRLEADHSAAQIAVRRKDTVALATHSRNLSKVAKEIGTLQQKNYRFFFSGKLSSTLASVGKSAPYGEEAELVAVICGVVEATVTVSNACFGSIASSGAFRKLPSCMGLILGRK; encoded by the exons ATGGTGATCAGTTTCCGCCGCTCTCTCTCCTTCCCCAACCAACCCTTCCACAACCCACCCAAACCCAAAAAATCCCTCGACATCAGATCCACCAGTCTCCCGTGCGCCTGCTCTCACCCGATCATTTCCCACCTCCAACACCACATCTCCGACCTTCAGAACTCCTGGCCCGCCGCCGCAGACTCCCACACATCCGCCTGGCTGTGTGATGGCCTCCGCCGCCTCAAGTCCCTCCACGACTCCCTCGACGACCTCCTCCACCTCCCCCAGACGCGCGAATCCCTCCGCGGCAGCGCCGAATTGTACTCCAACCTTCTAGAAGACTTCCTCCGTTTCGTCGACGTCCACGGAACCTTCCAGACGCTTCTCCTCCGCCTCGAGGCGGACCACTCCGCCGCCCAGATCGCCGTCCGAAGGAAGGACACCGTCGCTCTCGCCACGCACTCCAGGAATCTCAGCAAAGTCGCCAAGGAGATCGgaacattacaacaaaaaaact ATAGGTTTTTTTTCAGTGGAAAGCTCTCCTCCACCTTGGCCTCCGTCGGGAAATCGGCGCCCTATGGCGAAGAGGCGGAGCTCGTGGCTGTGATCTGTGGCGTGGTAGAGGCGACGGTGACGGTGTCGAATGCGTGTTTTGGATCGATTGCGAGCTCGGGGGCGTTCCGGAAGCTGCCTTCGTGCATGGGGCTAATTTtgggaagaaaataa